From Deferrisoma camini S3R1, the proteins below share one genomic window:
- a CDS encoding chemotaxis response regulator CheY: MKILTVDDSSTMRRIIKNTLNRLGYTDVVEAEHGVDALAKMAGVGLVLTDWNMPEMDGLTFVKALRSNPQYKEIPIIMVTTEAAKKEILEAIKAGVTDYIVKPFTPDTLKEKIERVLAA, encoded by the coding sequence GTGAAGATCCTCACGGTTGACGACTCCTCGACCATGCGGCGCATCATCAAGAACACCCTGAACCGCCTCGGTTACACGGACGTGGTCGAGGCAGAGCACGGTGTGGACGCTTTGGCGAAGATGGCGGGTGTGGGGCTGGTGCTGACCGACTGGAACATGCCGGAGATGGATGGGTTGACCTTCGTCAAGGCCCTGCGGTCCAATCCCCAGTACAAGGAGATCCCCATCATCATGGTGACCACCGAGGCCGCCAAGAAGGAGATCCTGGAGGCGATCAAGGCGGGGGTCACGGACTACATCGTGAAGCCGTTCACCCCGGACACGTTGAAAGAGAAGATCGAACGGGTGCTGGCGGCCTGA
- a CDS encoding chemotaxis protein CheX produces MYNVEYINPFIAATVQALEVMAGMKPERGKPFVKTDHVAAGDISGVIGLAGEAVGSVAVTFPESLALKVYEAMVGEEARGLDDEVRDAVGEIANMIAGGAKAELTKEGYQFRIAIPTIVVGKNHTIEHKGQGPCLVVPFEVDGETFWVEVSFLPGRE; encoded by the coding sequence ATGTACAACGTGGAGTACATCAATCCGTTCATCGCGGCCACGGTGCAGGCCCTGGAGGTCATGGCCGGGATGAAGCCCGAACGGGGAAAACCGTTCGTGAAAACCGACCACGTGGCGGCCGGCGACATCAGCGGCGTGATCGGGTTGGCCGGCGAGGCCGTGGGGTCGGTGGCCGTGACCTTCCCGGAGAGCCTGGCCCTCAAGGTGTACGAGGCGATGGTCGGCGAGGAGGCCCGGGGCCTGGACGACGAGGTGCGGGACGCCGTGGGCGAGATCGCCAACATGATCGCCGGCGGGGCCAAGGCCGAGCTGACGAAGGAGGGTTACCAGTTCCGCATCGCCATCCCCACGATCGTGGTGGGAAAGAACCACACCATCGAGCACAAGGGGCAGGGGCCGTGCCTGGTGGTGCCGTTCGAGGTGGACGGGGAGACGTTCTGGGTGGAGGTGAGCTTCCTTCCCGGCCGGGAGTAG